One genomic region from Magallana gigas chromosome 3, xbMagGiga1.1, whole genome shotgun sequence encodes:
- the LOC136273867 gene encoding histone H2A, producing MSGRGKGGKVKGKAKSRSSRAGLQFPVGRIHRLLRKGNYAERVGAGAPVYLAAVLEYLAAEVLELAGNAARDNKKTRIIPRHLQLAIRNDEELNKLLSGVTIAQGGVLPNIQAVLLPKKTQKPAAK from the coding sequence ATGTCTGGACGTGGTAAAGGAGGTAAAGTGAAGGGAAAGGCAAAGAGCCGATCATCCCGTGCCGGACTTCAGTTCCCCGTGGGTCGTATCCACCGTCTGCTGAGGAAGGGCAACTACGCCGAGAGAGTCGGAGCCGGTGCCCCTGTGTACCTGGCCGCCGTTCTTGAGTACTTGGCCGCTGAAGTGTTGGAGTTGGCAGGCAACGCAGCCCGTGACAACAAAAAGACCAGAATCATCCCCCGTCACCTGCAGCTGGCCATCCGCAACGACGAGGAGTTGAACAAACTTCTGTCCGGCGTGACCATCGCCCAGGGTGGTGTTCTGCCCAACATCCAGGCCGTGCTCCTCCCCAAGAAGACCCAGAAGCCCGCCGCCAAGTAA
- the LOC136273923 gene encoding histone H4 has product MSGRGKGGKGLGKGGAKRHRKVLRDNIQGITKPAIRRLARRGGVKRISGLIYEETRGVLKVFLENVIRDAVTYTEHAKRKTVTAMDVVYALKRQGRTLYGFGG; this is encoded by the coding sequence ATGTCTGGACGTGGTAAAGGAGGAAAAGGACTTGGAAAGGGGGGCGCCAAGCGTCACAGGAAAGTCTTGAGAGATAACATCCAGGGTATCACCAAGCCCGCCATCCGTCGTCTTGCACGCAGAGGTGGAGTCAAACGTATCTCCGGACTCATCTACGAGGAGACCCGTGGTGTCCTGAAGGTGTTCCTTGAGAACGTCATCCGTGACGCAGTCACATACACAGAGCACGCCAAGAGGAAGACCGTCACAGCCATGGACGTTGTCTACGCTCTGAAGAGACAGGGACGTACCCTCTACGGATTCGGTGGTTAG
- the LOC136273912 gene encoding histone H2B, with protein MPPKVGSKGAKKAATKAKAQRTGDKKKRRRRRESYAIYIYKVLKQVHPDTGVSSKAMSIMNSFVNDIFERIAAEASRLAHYNKRSTITSREIQTAVRLLLPGELAKHAVSEGTKAVTKYTSSK; from the coding sequence ATGCCACCCAAAGTCGGATCTAAAGGAGCTAAGAAAGCCGCCACCAAGGCCAAGGCCCAGAGAACTGGGGACAAGAAAAAGCGCAGGAGGAGGAGGGAATCCTACGCTATCTACATCTACAAAGTCCTGAAGCAGGTGCACCCTGACACTGGAGTTTCCAGCAAGGCCATGAGCATCATGAATTCTTTCGTCAATGACATCTTTGAGAGAATCGCCGCCGAGGCTTCCCGCCTGGCCCACTACAACAAACGCTCAACCATCACCAGCAGAGAAATCCAGACTGCAGTCCGTCTTCTCCTGCCCGGTGAATTGGCCAAGCACGCTGTCTCTGAAGGCACCAAGGCTGTCACCAAGTACACCAGCAGCAAGTAA
- the LOC136273903 gene encoding histone H3, which produces MARTKQTARKSTGGKAPRKQLATKAARKSAPATGGVKKPHRYRPGTVALREIRRYQKSTELLIRKLPFQRLVREIAQDFKTDLRFQSSAVMALQEASEAYLVGLFEDTNLCAIHAKRVTIMPKDIQLARRIRGERA; this is translated from the coding sequence ATGGCTCGTACAAAGCAGACTGCAAGAAAATCTACCGGAGGAAAGGCTCCACGTAAACAACTGGCTACCAAGGCCGCCCGTAAGAGCGCCCCAGCCACTGGTGGAGTCAAGAAACCCCACAGATACAGGCCCGGAACCGTCGCTCTCCGTGAGATCAGGAGATACCAGAAAAGCACAGAGTTGCTCATCAGGAAATTGCCCTTCCAGCGTCTGGTCCGTGAGATTGCTCAGGACTTCAAGACTGATCTGCGATTCCAGAGCTCCGCCGTCATGGCTCTCCAGGAAGCCAGCGAAGCTTACCTTGTTGGACTCTTTGAGGACACCAACTTGTGCGCTATCCACGCCAAGAGAGTCACCATCATGCCCAAAGACATCCAGCTTGCCAGACGTATCCGTGGCGAGAGAGCTTAA
- the LOC117692399 gene encoding histone H1-delta-like — MADTATTTPAKKKVTKPKVPAAHPKYVDMIRAALESLKERGGSSRQAILKYIMANYKVGNDVNSINAHLKMALKNGVKKGALKQAKGTGASGSFKLGDKPKTEKKPKAKKVAKPKAAKPKKAAAAKPKKVAGEKKTAEKKKKSPKKAAGPKKVKTPKKKAATKSPKKAAAKPKKVKTPKKSAAKKAKTPKKAAAKK, encoded by the coding sequence ATGGCAGATACAGCAACCACAACCCCAGCCAAGAAGAAGGTTACAAAGCCTAAGGTGCCAGCAGCGCACCCCAAGTACGTTGACATGATCAGGGCCGCCCTGGAATCTTTGAAAGAGCGTGGCGGATCTTCCAGACAAGCCATTCTAAAGTACATAATGGCCAACTACAAAGTCGGCAACGACGTCAACTCCATCAACGCCCACTTGAAAATGGCTCTGAAGAACGGAGTGAAGAAAGGTGCTCTGAAACAAGCCAAGGGCACAGGCGCCAGTGGCTCCTTCAAGCTTGGTGACAAGCCCAAGACTGAGAAGAAGCCAAAGGCCAAGAAAGTTGCCAAGCCTAAGGCAGCAAAACCCAAGAAGGCCGCAGCAGCAAAACCAAAGAAGGTAGCCGGAGAGAAAAAGACTGcagagaagaagaagaagtccCCCAAGAAAGCAGCCGGACCGAAGAAGGTTAAGACTCCAAAGAAGAAGGCAGCAACTAAATCCCCAAAGAAGGCAGCAGCCAAGCCAAAGAAGGTCAAGACACCTAAGAAGTCAGCTGCAAAGAAAGCCAAGACTCCCAAGAAGGCAGCAGCAAAGAAATAA
- the LOC105330743 gene encoding alanine aminotransferase 1 — MMRLSLFHAPKWMCARTVNSVSALGHMNGTCRFHASNKRQKVLSVDNMNPFVKNMEYAVRGPIVIRAGEIEEELKKGIKKNFKDVIRANIGDCHATGQKPLTFLRQVVALCTDPDRLMNSPDYPKDAKERAKRILNGCGGQSIGAYSDSAGVRVIREDVAKYITERDGHPSNPDDIFLCTGASDGIKTIMKLMMTGKDGAERAGVMIPIPQYPLYTATIAEYNAYPISYYLDEANAWSLHASELRRALNEARKHCIPRALVIINPGNPTGQVLSRPNIEEIIKFAKEENLFLMADEVYQHNVYAEGSAFHSFKKVLMEMGPEYKDMELASFMSTSKGYMGECGFRGGYCEVINLDPAVKAMQVKSISAKLCSSVSGQTAMDVVVNPPKPGEPSYELFIKEKNMVLGQLKEKADLVAETFNSLEGMSCNPVQGAMYAFPQIKMPQAAIEAAKKRGMPADTMYCFDLLESTGICVVPGSGFGQQPGTYHFRTTILPPVDKLKEMMERFKQFHAGFMQKYK, encoded by the exons ATGATGCGCCTTTCCCTATTTCATGCACCTAAATGGATGTGTGCAAGGACGGTGAATTCTGTAAGTGCCCTTGGGCATATGAACGGGACATGCCGCTTCCATGCATCAAATAAACGCCAAAAGGTTTTATCTGTGGATAATATGAACCCTTTTGTCAAAAATATGGAGTATGCAGTCCGCGGTCCAATAGTTATACGGGCTGGGGAAATTGAGGAGGAATTGAAAAAG GGtattaagaaaaatttcaaGGATGTGATCAGGGCTAACATTGGAGACTGCCATGCTACTGGTCAAAAACCATTAACTTTCTTACGACAG GTAGTTGCACTGTGCACTGACCCTGATCGCTTGATGAACAGTCCTGACTATCCAAAAGATGCTAAAGAGAGAGCAAAGAGAATCTTGAATGGCTGTGGGGGACAAAGCATTG GTGCATACAGTGATAGTGCAGGGGTGCGAGTGATTAGAGAAGATGTTGCTAAGTACATCACAGAGCGAGATGGACACCCCTCAAACCCTGATGACATTTTCTTATGCACAGGAGCAAGTGATGGTATCAAG ACCATTATGAAGCTGATGATGACTGGCAAGGACGGAGCAGAGAGAGCTGGAGTCATGATTCCTATTCCTCAGTACCCGCTGTACACCGCCACCATAGCTGAATATAATGCTTACCCA ATCAGCTACTACCTGGATGAGGCAAATGCCTGGTCACTGCATGCCTCTGAACTGAGGCGGGCTCTGAATGAGGCTCGCAAGCACTGTATCCCCAGGGCTCTTGTCATCATAAACCCAGGAAACCCCACAG GTCAAGTTTTATCCCGGccaaatattgaagaaattatCAAGTTTGCTAAGGAGGAGAATCTCTTCTTAATGGCTGATGAG GTATACCAGCACAATGTTTATGCAGAGGGATCTGCTTTCCACTCCTTTAAGAAAGTTCTGATGGAGATGGGCCCAGAATATAAAGACATGGAACTTGCTTCTTTCATGTCTACTTCCAAAGGATATATGGGAGA ATGTGGATTTAGAGGAGGCTACTGTGAGGTCATCAATCTGGATCCAGCTGTTAAAGCCATGCAGGTCAAGTCTATATCAGCAAAGCTCTGCTCCTCCGTCTCTGGACAG ACTGCCATGGATGTAGTAGTGAACCCACCAAAACCAGGAGAACCTTCCTATGAACTCTTCATTAAG GAGAAGAACATGGTATTAGGCCAACTAAAGGAGAAGGCTGATCTGGTGGCAGAAACCTTCAATTCCTTGGAGGGGATGTCTTGTAACCCTGTCCAGGGCGCGATGTATGCCTTTCCTCAAATCAAGATGCCACAGGCTGCTATTGAAGCAGCAAAG AAAAGAGGTATGCCTGCTGACACAATGTACTGCTTTGATCTGTTGGAAAGTACTGGAATCTGTGTGGTGCCTGGATCAGGATTCGGACAGCAACCAGGAACTTATCAtttcag GACAACAATATTACCCCCTGTGGATAAACTTAAAGAAATGATGGAACGTTTTAAACAATTCCATGCTGGTTTCATGcagaaatataaataa